The Pseudomonas asiatica genome has a segment encoding these proteins:
- a CDS encoding AAA family ATPase yields the protein MSVAQSMKVLVLCGPESSGKSWLSGVIQAHFGGVVVAEYVRHFIDQECRDTCYADIPAIARGQLAWEDHAREQAPPLLILDTHLLSNMLWSHALFGDCPAWLEQALLARHYHLHLLLSPQGVDWVADGQRSQPELRDRQRFFDDSLHWLQRHDQAYKIIEGNWPQRQLLALQTVARFIGSDAPSCPTEC from the coding sequence ATGAGCGTGGCACAATCCATGAAAGTACTGGTGCTGTGCGGCCCGGAATCCAGCGGCAAGAGCTGGCTCAGCGGGGTGATCCAGGCGCATTTCGGCGGCGTGGTGGTGGCCGAATACGTGCGCCACTTCATCGACCAGGAATGCCGCGACACCTGCTATGCCGACATCCCTGCCATCGCCCGCGGCCAGCTGGCCTGGGAAGACCACGCACGCGAGCAGGCACCGCCGCTGCTGATTCTCGACACCCATCTGCTCAGTAACATGCTCTGGAGCCACGCCCTGTTCGGCGACTGCCCGGCCTGGCTGGAGCAGGCGCTGCTGGCACGGCATTACCACCTGCACCTGCTGCTGAGCCCGCAAGGCGTGGATTGGGTTGCCGATGGCCAGCGCAGCCAGCCCGAACTGCGCGACCGCCAGCGCTTTTTCGACGACAGCCTGCACTGGCTGCAACGGCATGACCAGGCGTACAAAATAATTGAGGGCAATTGGCCGCAACGCCAGTTGCTGGCACTACAAACAGTGGCTAGGTTCATTGGTAGCGATGCGCCATCCTGCCCCACCGAGTGTTAA
- the pnuC gene encoding nicotinamide riboside transporter PnuC, which yields MSGLELIAAVLGVTAVWLTVKQNAWCWPIGLVMVLIYGWLFYEVKLYSGMLLQVAYAILQVYGWWQWKRPGHAEDARQVTRLQRPALLAGLAGGVLLSAALGAAMATWTDAALPWLDATLTGFSLVAQLWMAQKRLQCWPLWVVVDIIYVGQYLHQQLYFTAGFFAVLTLIAVRGWLEWRRDPALVQP from the coding sequence ATGTCCGGCCTTGAACTCATCGCCGCCGTCCTCGGCGTCACCGCTGTCTGGCTCACGGTCAAGCAGAACGCCTGGTGCTGGCCGATCGGCCTGGTCATGGTGCTGATCTATGGCTGGCTGTTCTACGAGGTGAAGCTGTACTCGGGCATGCTGCTGCAAGTGGCCTATGCCATCCTGCAGGTCTACGGCTGGTGGCAATGGAAGCGCCCGGGCCATGCTGAAGACGCCCGCCAGGTCACCCGCCTGCAGCGCCCGGCATTGCTCGCCGGCCTGGCCGGCGGGGTGCTGCTGAGCGCCGCCCTGGGCGCGGCGATGGCCACCTGGACCGACGCCGCCCTGCCCTGGCTGGACGCTACCCTGACCGGCTTCAGCCTGGTGGCACAACTGTGGATGGCGCAGAAGCGCCTGCAGTGCTGGCCGCTGTGGGTGGTGGTAGACATCATCTACGTGGGCCAGTACCTGCACCAGCAGCTGTACTTCACCGCAGGCTTCTTCGCCGTGCTCACCCTGATTGCCGTGCGTGGCTGGCTGGAATGGCGCCGTGACCCGGCGTTGGTGCAGCCATGA
- a CDS encoding methyl-accepting chemotaxis protein — MDQVATAVNEVTYAVQDVAKTAEQAAGEMRTAQQQVAHGQEAIHGSLAQIDRLSLTIDQAVQVIRDLAGHSTRIGGVLDVIRSIAEQTNLLALNAAIEAARAGEQGRGFAVVADEVRLLAQRTAQSTAEIHTMIEHLQSQSDAAVKAIDTSSEASRQTVEQAREAGASLDAINQSLNNLTALNASIASATLQQSHVVEEINRNVLDTAGLSQQTADAARQSSDAGMALGQLSEELEQLLRQFRV; from the coding sequence ATGGACCAGGTGGCCACTGCGGTCAACGAAGTGACCTACGCCGTGCAGGACGTGGCCAAGACCGCCGAACAGGCCGCTGGCGAAATGCGCACCGCGCAACAGCAGGTAGCACACGGCCAGGAGGCCATTCACGGCAGCCTGGCGCAGATCGACCGGCTGTCGCTGACCATCGACCAGGCCGTGCAGGTGATCCGCGACCTGGCCGGGCACAGCACGCGCATCGGTGGTGTGCTGGACGTGATCCGCTCCATCGCAGAACAGACCAACCTGCTGGCGCTGAACGCAGCCATCGAGGCGGCGCGGGCCGGCGAGCAAGGCCGCGGCTTTGCCGTGGTCGCCGACGAGGTGCGCCTGCTGGCCCAGCGCACGGCGCAGTCGACGGCCGAGATCCATACCATGATCGAGCACCTGCAAAGCCAGTCGGACGCTGCGGTCAAGGCCATCGACACCAGCAGCGAGGCCTCGCGCCAGACCGTCGAGCAGGCCCGCGAGGCCGGTGCCAGCCTGGATGCCATCAACCAGTCGCTGAACAACCTCACTGCGTTGAATGCCTCCATTGCCAGCGCCACCTTGCAACAGTCACACGTGGTCGAAGAGATCAACCGCAACGTGCTGGATACTGCCGGGTTGTCCCAGCAGACCGCCGATGCGGCGCGGCAGTCCAGCGATGCCGGGATGGCGCTGGGGCAGCTGAGCGAAGAGCTGGAGCAGTTGTTGCGGCAGTTCCGGGTGTAA
- a CDS encoding undecaprenyl-diphosphate phosphatase has protein sequence MDFWTAFQAIILGVVEGLTEFLPISSTGHQIIVADLIGFGGERAMAFNIIIQLAAILAVVWEFRGKIFDVVFGLTSQPTARRFTGNLLLAFLPAVVLGVLFADLIHEYLFNPITVAAALVVGGVIMLWAERREHRVEVDHVDDMRWSHALKIGFIQCLAMIPGTSRSGSTIIGGLLFGLSRKAATEFSFFLAMPTMVGAAVYSGYKYRDLFQPGDLPVFAIGFVTSFIFAMIAVRGLLKFIANHSYAVFAWYRIAFGLLILATWQFGWVDWATAHG, from the coding sequence ATGGATTTTTGGACTGCCTTCCAGGCAATCATCTTAGGCGTGGTCGAAGGGCTGACGGAGTTTCTGCCGATCTCCAGTACCGGCCACCAGATCATCGTCGCCGACCTGATCGGGTTTGGTGGCGAACGGGCCATGGCTTTCAACATCATCATTCAGCTGGCGGCGATCCTGGCGGTGGTGTGGGAGTTTCGCGGCAAGATCTTCGACGTGGTCTTCGGCCTGACCAGCCAGCCCACGGCGCGGCGTTTCACCGGTAACCTGTTGCTGGCGTTCCTGCCGGCAGTGGTGCTGGGCGTGCTGTTCGCCGACCTGATTCACGAATACCTGTTCAACCCGATCACCGTGGCGGCTGCGTTGGTGGTGGGCGGGGTGATCATGCTCTGGGCCGAGCGCCGCGAGCACCGTGTGGAGGTGGATCACGTGGACGACATGCGCTGGAGCCACGCGCTGAAGATCGGCTTCATCCAGTGCCTGGCGATGATCCCGGGCACTTCGCGCTCCGGCTCGACCATTATCGGTGGCCTGCTGTTCGGCCTGTCGCGCAAGGCGGCGACCGAGTTCTCGTTCTTCCTGGCGATGCCGACCATGGTCGGTGCGGCGGTGTATTCGGGCTACAAGTACCGCGACCTGTTCCAGCCCGGCGACCTGCCGGTATTTGCCATCGGCTTCGTGACCTCGTTCATCTTTGCCATGATTGCCGTGCGTGGCTTGCTCAAGTTCATTGCCAACCACAGCTATGCGGTGTTCGCCTGGTACCGCATTGCCTTTGGCCTGCTGATCCTGGCGACCTGGCAGTTCGGCTGGGTCGACTGGGCGACGGCACATGGCTGA
- a CDS encoding DUF1294 domain-containing protein, which produces MAEAARGQRGEGVRNLRLKLLLLGLLCLLPGLGAARMAWVDQAWWPLALYPAMSLISLLLYWQDKQQARTQAWRTPEKVLHASELLGGWPGALLAQQLYRHKTRKLSYQLVFWGIVLVHQVFWADWLFLGGRYLTFS; this is translated from the coding sequence ATGGCTGAGGCAGCGCGGGGGCAAAGGGGGGAGGGCGTACGTAATTTGCGCCTGAAGCTGCTGCTGTTGGGCCTGCTGTGCCTGCTGCCGGGCCTGGGCGCGGCGCGCATGGCCTGGGTCGACCAGGCCTGGTGGCCGCTGGCGCTGTACCCGGCAATGAGCCTGATCAGCCTGTTGCTGTATTGGCAGGACAAACAGCAGGCGCGTACCCAGGCCTGGCGTACGCCCGAGAAGGTGCTGCATGCCAGTGAGCTGCTGGGCGGCTGGCCGGGGGCACTGCTGGCGCAGCAGCTGTATCGGCATAAGACGCGCAAGCTGTCGTACCAGCTGGTGTTCTGGGGGATTGTGCTGGTGCACCAGGTGTTCTGGGCGGACTGGCTGTTTCTTGGTGGGCGGTATCTGACCTTCAGTTGA
- a CDS encoding MmcQ/YjbR family DNA-binding protein, translated as MSERNMSEAQVAAFCLSLPGAREDYKWGGIRVFSVAGNKMFAVLDLAGAGLSFKVADELFLGYCDRPGVRPAPYLARARWISMALPYPMGREELCDLLQRSHQLVVRRLPKRLQVGLVL; from the coding sequence ATGTCTGAGCGGAACATGAGCGAAGCCCAGGTGGCAGCGTTCTGCCTGAGCCTGCCGGGTGCGCGGGAAGACTACAAATGGGGCGGCATCCGGGTGTTCTCGGTGGCGGGCAACAAGATGTTCGCGGTGCTCGACCTGGCGGGTGCGGGGTTGTCGTTCAAGGTGGCCGACGAACTGTTTCTCGGCTATTGCGATCGCCCGGGGGTGCGGCCTGCGCCGTACCTGGCGCGGGCGCGGTGGATCAGCATGGCATTGCCCTACCCCATGGGGCGTGAGGAGCTGTGTGATCTGTTGCAGCGCTCGCACCAGCTGGTGGTGCGGCGGTTGCCTAAGCGGTTGCAGGTGGGGTTGGTGTTGTGA
- a CDS encoding LysR substrate-binding domain-containing protein produces MQDLNDLFYFARVVEAGGFAAAGRQLGIPKSRLSRRIAELEERLGTRLLQRTTRQLKLTAVGERYLHHCQAMLLEAEAADEAVASMSSEPRGRLRVSCPVALAHAFLPDVISRFLAQYPLVQLDMVLLNRRVDLISEGIDVALRVRDLGDEDPALVTRRLRQAQMQLVAAPGFADHIREPGQLASLPVLGAAEADRLVHFRLFGPHGKQQEIALEPRLAIDDFVVRNAAVRAGLGFTALPSMFCEEELARGELVRLLPDWSLPGGYLQAVYPHRRGLLPAVRVWIDHLAASFEACGEKYV; encoded by the coding sequence ATGCAAGACCTCAACGACCTTTTCTACTTCGCCCGCGTGGTCGAAGCCGGCGGTTTCGCCGCAGCCGGCCGCCAGCTGGGCATCCCCAAGTCGCGCCTGTCGCGGCGTATCGCCGAGCTTGAAGAACGCCTGGGCACGCGCCTGCTGCAACGCACTACAAGGCAACTGAAGCTCACCGCGGTGGGCGAGCGCTACCTGCACCACTGCCAGGCCATGCTGCTGGAAGCCGAAGCCGCCGACGAGGCCGTGGCCAGCATGAGCAGCGAACCGCGCGGGCGCTTGCGGGTGTCCTGCCCGGTGGCATTGGCCCACGCCTTTCTGCCGGATGTGATCAGCCGCTTTCTCGCGCAGTACCCACTGGTGCAACTGGACATGGTGCTGCTCAACCGCCGGGTCGACCTGATTTCCGAAGGTATCGACGTGGCCCTGCGCGTACGCGACCTGGGCGATGAAGACCCGGCCCTGGTCACCCGCCGCCTGCGCCAGGCGCAGATGCAGCTGGTTGCAGCGCCCGGTTTCGCCGACCACATCCGCGAACCGGGCCAACTGGCATCATTGCCGGTGCTGGGCGCTGCCGAGGCTGACCGGCTGGTACACTTCCGCCTGTTCGGCCCCCATGGCAAACAGCAGGAAATCGCACTGGAGCCGCGCCTCGCCATCGATGATTTCGTAGTACGTAATGCTGCTGTACGGGCAGGCCTCGGGTTTACCGCGCTGCCCAGCATGTTCTGTGAAGAAGAACTGGCGCGCGGCGAACTGGTGCGCCTGCTGCCGGACTGGTCGCTGCCGGGTGGCTACCTGCAGGCGGTGTACCCGCACCGGCGCGGCTTGCTGCCTGCGGTACGGGTATGGATCGACCACCTGGCGGCGTCGTTCGAGGCCTGTGGAGAAAAGTATGTCTGA
- a CDS encoding FMN-dependent NADH-azoreductase, whose protein sequence is MKLLHIDSSILGDNSASRQLSREVVEAWKAADPSVEVVYRDLAADAIAHFSAATLVAAGTPEDMRDAAQAFEAKLSAETLEEFLAADAVVIGAPMYNFTVPTQLKAWIDRVAVAGKTFRYTEAGPEGLCGNKKVVLVSTAGGLHAGQPTGAGHEDFLKVFLGFIGVTDLEIVRAHGLAYGPEHRSQAIDAAQAQIANELFAAA, encoded by the coding sequence ATGAAACTGTTGCATATCGATTCGAGCATCCTGGGCGACAATTCCGCCTCCCGCCAACTGAGCCGCGAAGTGGTCGAAGCCTGGAAAGCCGCCGACCCGAGCGTGGAAGTGGTGTACCGCGACCTGGCCGCTGACGCCATCGCTCACTTCTCCGCGGCTACCCTGGTAGCGGCTGGCACCCCGGAAGACATGCGCGACGCAGCCCAGGCCTTCGAAGCCAAGCTGAGCGCGGAAACCCTGGAAGAGTTCCTGGCTGCCGATGCCGTGGTGATTGGTGCGCCGATGTACAACTTCACCGTGCCGACCCAGCTCAAGGCCTGGATCGACCGTGTTGCCGTCGCCGGCAAGACTTTCCGCTACACCGAAGCCGGCCCGGAAGGCCTGTGCGGCAACAAGAAGGTAGTGCTGGTGTCAACCGCCGGTGGCCTGCACGCTGGCCAGCCGACTGGTGCCGGGCATGAGGACTTCCTCAAGGTATTCCTGGGCTTCATCGGTGTCACCGACCTGGAAATCGTCCGCGCCCATGGCCTGGCCTATGGCCCTGAGCACCGCAGCCAGGCGATCGATGCTGCCCAGGCGCAGATTGCCAACGAGCTGTTTGCTGCTGCCTGA
- a CDS encoding NAD(P)/FAD-dependent oxidoreductase encodes MKQILIIGAGFAGLWSALSAVRQLDLHDRKDVEVTLLAPQAELHVRPRFYEPDVHAMAAPLQELFDAVNVRFVQGTAFHIDEAARRVSYRTRSGTQCNLPYDRLIMACGSVLNRPDMVGIEHVFDVDKLDSAARLETHLKSLANLPDTPARNTVVVAGGGFTGIETATELPARLREILGEDAALRVVVVDRGARIGAALGDGIRLAIEQASEALGVEWICGATVASVDPVGVLLDNGQRIDASTVIWTVGFKANPLTEQISGERDRQGRLHVDGNLKVKGNDAVYAAGDVAYAACDEAGNYAVMSCQHAIPLGRHAGNNAAAELIGVAPKTYSQPKYVTCLDLGAWGAVYTEGWERTVSPPEDKAEAKVLKAQINTVWIYPPAAERAAALAAADPAIPVA; translated from the coding sequence ATGAAGCAGATCCTGATCATTGGCGCGGGCTTTGCCGGCCTGTGGAGCGCGCTCAGCGCCGTCCGCCAGCTTGACCTCCATGACCGCAAGGATGTCGAGGTCACCTTGCTTGCCCCCCAGGCCGAGCTGCATGTGCGCCCGCGCTTCTACGAACCCGACGTCCATGCCATGGCCGCGCCGTTGCAAGAGCTGTTCGATGCCGTCAACGTCCGCTTCGTGCAGGGCACGGCCTTCCACATCGATGAAGCGGCCCGCCGCGTCAGCTACCGCACACGCAGCGGTACCCAGTGCAACCTGCCCTACGACCGCCTGATCATGGCCTGCGGCAGCGTGCTCAACCGGCCCGACATGGTCGGCATCGAGCATGTGTTCGATGTCGACAAGCTCGACAGCGCCGCGCGCCTGGAAACCCACCTGAAGTCACTGGCGAACCTGCCCGACACACCGGCGCGCAATACCGTGGTGGTGGCCGGCGGTGGCTTTACCGGCATCGAGACCGCCACCGAACTGCCGGCCCGCCTGCGCGAAATCCTCGGCGAGGACGCGGCGTTGCGCGTGGTGGTGGTCGACCGTGGGGCGAGGATTGGCGCGGCCCTGGGTGACGGCATCCGCCTTGCCATCGAGCAGGCCTCCGAGGCCCTGGGCGTGGAGTGGATCTGTGGCGCCACGGTAGCCTCGGTCGACCCTGTCGGCGTGCTGCTGGACAACGGCCAGCGCATCGACGCCAGCACGGTGATCTGGACCGTGGGTTTCAAGGCCAACCCGCTCACCGAGCAGATCAGTGGCGAGCGCGACCGCCAGGGCCGCTTGCATGTCGACGGCAATCTGAAGGTGAAAGGCAATGATGCCGTGTACGCGGCAGGTGATGTGGCCTACGCCGCCTGCGACGAGGCTGGCAATTACGCAGTGATGTCCTGCCAGCATGCGATTCCGCTGGGGCGTCATGCGGGCAACAATGCGGCGGCCGAGCTGATTGGCGTGGCACCGAAGACCTACAGCCAGCCCAAGTACGTGACCTGCCTGGACCTTGGGGCCTGGGGGGCGGTGTATACCGAAGGGTGGGAACGCACGGTGTCGCCACCGGAAGACAAGGCCGAGGCCAAGGTGTTGAAGGCGCAGATCAATACCGTGTGGATCTATCCGCCGGCGGCCGAACGTGCTGCAGCGCTGGCAGCGGCTGACCCGGCTATTCCGGTGGCCTGA
- a CDS encoding helix-turn-helix domain-containing protein, producing MSQLPQPPASEAGGAAPQFLGSRIRGLRKRRGMTLAELATHSELTAGYISQLERNLSYPSIPALFNIARSLGVTIQWFFASEATTAPEDQGYVVRRNSRLSVHYEDGIVDQLLTPQPNRQLEILHSRFPPGSYSQQSYSHDGEEAGYILSGSFELWVGERHFQLGEGDSFSFSSQEPHRYGNPGEVDAVVIWVITPPTF from the coding sequence ATGAGCCAACTCCCCCAGCCCCCTGCCAGCGAAGCCGGGGGCGCCGCGCCGCAGTTTCTCGGCAGCCGCATTCGCGGCCTGCGCAAACGCCGTGGCATGACCCTGGCGGAGCTGGCCACGCACAGTGAACTGACTGCTGGCTACATCAGCCAGCTGGAGCGCAACCTCTCCTATCCATCGATTCCGGCGCTGTTCAACATCGCCCGCAGCCTGGGGGTGACTATCCAGTGGTTCTTCGCCAGCGAAGCCACCACTGCGCCCGAGGACCAGGGCTATGTGGTACGGCGCAACAGCCGCCTGAGTGTGCATTACGAAGATGGCATCGTCGATCAACTGCTCACGCCCCAGCCCAACCGCCAGCTGGAAATCCTGCATTCGCGCTTCCCTCCGGGCAGCTACAGCCAGCAGAGCTACAGCCACGACGGTGAGGAGGCCGGCTACATCCTCAGCGGCAGCTTCGAGCTATGGGTAGGCGAGCGGCATTTCCAGCTGGGTGAAGGGGACAGTTTCAGCTTCTCGAGCCAGGAACCGCACCGCTATGGCAACCCCGGCGAGGTGGATGCCGTGGTGATCTGGGTGATCACGCCGCCAACATTCTGA
- a CDS encoding FAD-dependent oxidoreductase — MQTAFPHLFEALQIRGKRLKNRIMSTGHDTCLPTDNLVNDKLIAYQRARAAGGVGLIVLQVAGVHDSARYTSHVLMATDDACIDGYRQLAEACHEHGTVVLSQLFHPGREIMESADGLLAVAYSASAVPNERFRVMPRALDQAMIDEIVQGYASAARRLHQAGLDGVEVVASHGYLPAQFLNPRVNQRTDGYNGELEQRLRFLREVLGAVRAATDEQFIIGLRISADERDSQGLSEDESLAAAVALQGQLDYLHIVAGTSASLGGAVHIVPPMAIQPAYLAREAGTFKQHLGIPLFVTGRINQPQEAELILARGQADVCGMTRALICDPQMPNKTEHGQVEDVRACIACNQACIGHFHRGLPISCIQRPETGRELQYEQLSITTHPKRILVAGGGPAGMKAAAVAAARGHQVTLYEAGPQLGGQVLLAQLLPRRSEFGGASTNLQREMALAGVEVVRNTRVDRALVERERPDLVIAATGATPYWPAFERTGELQVVDAWQILRNEAKPGRSVLVIDWRCDWIGPGIAERLVREGHQVQLAVNGTHCGESLPLYVRDQLAGELHRLGIPVTPYARLYGSDDNTVYLQHTASGEPMIFEGIDTLVLCLGHQPEDRLATELAGLVEVRRIGDCLAPRTAEEAIHDGLTVAWAL, encoded by the coding sequence ATGCAGACCGCCTTCCCTCACCTGTTCGAAGCCTTGCAGATCCGCGGCAAACGCTTGAAGAACCGCATCATGTCCACCGGCCACGACACCTGCCTGCCTACCGACAACCTGGTCAACGACAAGCTCATCGCCTACCAGCGCGCCCGCGCCGCCGGTGGCGTCGGCCTGATCGTGCTGCAGGTGGCCGGGGTGCATGACAGCGCCCGCTACACCTCGCATGTGCTGATGGCCACCGACGATGCCTGCATCGACGGCTATCGCCAGCTTGCCGAGGCCTGCCATGAGCATGGCACCGTGGTGCTGTCGCAACTGTTCCACCCCGGGCGGGAGATCATGGAGTCGGCGGACGGCTTGCTGGCGGTGGCCTACTCGGCGTCCGCGGTGCCCAATGAACGCTTCCGGGTGATGCCGCGCGCGCTGGACCAGGCAATGATCGACGAGATCGTCCAGGGCTATGCCAGCGCTGCCCGCCGCCTGCACCAGGCCGGGCTGGATGGCGTTGAAGTGGTGGCCAGCCATGGCTACCTGCCTGCGCAGTTCCTCAACCCGCGGGTGAACCAGCGCACGGATGGATACAACGGTGAGCTCGAGCAGCGCCTGCGGTTCCTGCGCGAAGTGCTGGGCGCCGTACGCGCGGCCACCGACGAGCAGTTCATCATCGGCCTGCGCATCAGTGCCGACGAGCGCGACAGCCAGGGGCTGAGCGAGGACGAATCGCTGGCTGCAGCGGTTGCCTTGCAGGGCCAGCTCGACTACCTGCACATCGTTGCCGGCACGTCGGCATCCTTGGGCGGCGCCGTGCATATCGTGCCGCCGATGGCCATTCAACCGGCCTACCTGGCCCGGGAGGCCGGCACCTTCAAGCAGCACCTGGGCATCCCGCTGTTCGTCACCGGGCGTATCAACCAGCCCCAGGAAGCCGAACTGATCCTGGCCCGTGGCCAGGCCGATGTCTGCGGCATGACCCGTGCGCTGATCTGCGACCCGCAGATGCCGAACAAGACCGAGCATGGCCAGGTCGAGGACGTACGTGCCTGTATCGCCTGCAACCAGGCTTGCATCGGGCACTTCCACCGTGGCCTGCCCATTTCCTGCATCCAGCGGCCGGAAACCGGCCGCGAATTGCAGTACGAGCAACTGTCCATCACCACCCACCCCAAGCGCATCCTCGTGGCCGGTGGCGGGCCCGCCGGCATGAAAGCCGCCGCCGTGGCCGCTGCGCGCGGGCATCAGGTCACGCTGTACGAGGCTGGCCCGCAGCTCGGTGGCCAGGTGCTGCTCGCCCAGTTGCTGCCACGGCGCAGCGAGTTCGGTGGCGCCAGTACCAACCTGCAGCGGGAAATGGCCCTGGCAGGCGTGGAAGTAGTGCGCAACACCCGGGTCGACCGCGCACTGGTCGAACGAGAACGCCCCGACCTGGTGATCGCGGCCACCGGTGCCACCCCCTACTGGCCGGCCTTCGAGCGCACCGGTGAGCTACAGGTGGTGGACGCCTGGCAAATACTGCGCAATGAAGCAAAACCGGGGCGCTCGGTGCTGGTGATCGACTGGCGCTGCGACTGGATCGGCCCCGGCATCGCCGAACGCCTGGTACGCGAGGGCCACCAGGTGCAACTGGCGGTCAATGGCACTCATTGCGGAGAAAGCCTGCCGCTGTACGTGCGCGACCAACTGGCCGGCGAGCTGCATCGCCTGGGTATTCCCGTCACACCGTATGCCCGCCTGTATGGCAGCGACGACAACACGGTGTACCTGCAGCACACCGCCAGCGGCGAACCGATGATCTTCGAAGGCATCGACACCCTGGTACTGTGCCTGGGCCATCAACCGGAAGACCGCCTGGCCACGGAGCTGGCCGGCCTGGTCGAGGTGCGCCGCATTGGCGACTGCCTGGCGCCGCGTACCGCCGAAGAAGCGATTCACGATGGCCTGACGGTTGCCTGGGCGCTCTGA
- a CDS encoding ABC transporter substrate-binding protein, whose amino-acid sequence MQVFPRVSSLCAALLAMGLGSAQAAPQMVVVGYGGAGQKAQDEAIFKPFSAQDGSKLIQSEYNGEMARIQVMADTGNVDWDVVQIEGPDLMRGCDEGIYEQLDWQRMGHAGELIADAAQACGSAALVWSVAIAYDRSKLAQAPASWADFWDVSKYPGKRGLRKRAVYNLEFALMADGVKVEDVYKVLATPAGVERAFAKLSELKPHIQWWDAGAQPAQWLAAGDVVMTSTYSGRIAVAAQQGSPLAVVWPGSLYGMDYWAIIKGSRHVDQAKRLIAFANQPDTQVRYVQQIPYGPTNTQAAAKLDPSLASWVPTSPQNLQGALAMNVEFWVDHGEELEQRFNAWASK is encoded by the coding sequence ATGCAGGTATTCCCACGTGTAAGCAGCCTTTGCGCAGCGTTGCTGGCCATGGGCCTGGGCAGTGCGCAAGCGGCACCGCAGATGGTCGTGGTCGGCTATGGTGGTGCCGGCCAGAAAGCCCAGGACGAGGCGATCTTCAAACCGTTCAGTGCCCAGGATGGCAGCAAGCTGATCCAGAGCGAGTACAACGGCGAAATGGCACGGATCCAGGTAATGGCCGACACCGGCAATGTCGACTGGGACGTGGTGCAGATCGAAGGGCCTGACCTGATGCGTGGCTGCGACGAGGGCATCTACGAGCAGCTGGACTGGCAGCGCATGGGCCATGCGGGTGAACTGATTGCCGACGCGGCACAAGCCTGTGGCTCGGCCGCGCTGGTATGGAGCGTGGCCATTGCCTATGACCGCAGCAAGCTGGCCCAGGCGCCTGCGTCGTGGGCCGACTTCTGGGACGTGAGCAAGTACCCGGGCAAGCGCGGCCTGCGCAAGCGTGCGGTGTACAATCTGGAGTTCGCCCTGATGGCTGACGGGGTCAAGGTCGAGGATGTCTACAAGGTACTGGCCACTCCGGCCGGGGTCGAGCGTGCCTTTGCCAAACTCAGCGAACTCAAGCCGCATATCCAGTGGTGGGACGCCGGGGCCCAGCCTGCCCAGTGGCTGGCGGCGGGTGACGTGGTGATGACCTCGACCTACAGCGGGCGCATCGCCGTGGCGGCCCAGCAGGGCAGCCCGCTGGCAGTGGTCTGGCCTGGCAGCCTGTATGGCATGGATTACTGGGCGATCATCAAAGGCTCGCGGCATGTCGACCAGGCCAAGCGGCTGATCGCCTTCGCCAACCAGCCGGATACCCAGGTGCGTTATGTGCAGCAGATCCCCTATGGGCCGACCAACACCCAGGCGGCAGCGAAGCTCGACCCGTCCCTGGCCAGTTGGGTGCCTACTTCGCC